In Musa acuminata AAA Group cultivar baxijiao chromosome BXJ2-8, Cavendish_Baxijiao_AAA, whole genome shotgun sequence, one genomic interval encodes:
- the LOC135618483 gene encoding thylakoid lumenal 16.5 kDa protein, chloroplastic-like, whose translation MTPPLPPPLARLIATCPPSTLALAAVRATVPTTATLVVVPPPSKRASATLGRREGLAAACFAALTLSLARPASAAILEADDDEELLERVKQDRKKRLQRQGVISSSDKEKGYLQEVIYKLSKVGQALENADLTAASSLLGPSTNADWVKNVNAAFAKLSTSPEEKTEVDNFNSSLTSLFTSVGDRDIESSKLAFVSSASALEKWVGFAGLVGQLKGL comes from the exons ATGACTCCGCCACTGCCTCCTCCCCTCGCGAGGCTCATAGCCACATGCCCTCCTTCCACCCTCGCGCTCGCTGCGGTGCGCGCCACTGTTCCCACGACTGCCACGCTCGTCGTGGTGCCACCGCCGTCCAAGCGCGCGTCGGCCACTCTGGGGAGGCGGGAAGGCCTGGCAGCCGCATGCTTCGCCGCCCTCACTCTCTCCCTCGCTAGACCCGCCTCCGCCGCCATACTGGAGGCGGACGACGACGAGGAGCTCTTGGAACGGGTGAAGCAGGATCGGAAGAAAAGACTGCAGAGACAGGGCGTCATCAGCTCCTCCGACAAGGAAAAAG GTTATCTGCAAGAAGTAATCTACAAGTTAAGCAAAGTGGGCCAAGCTCTTGAGAATGCTGATCTCACTGCAGCAAGTTCTCTTCTAGGGCCAAGCACCAATGCTGACTGGGTTAAAAATGTCAATGCAGCTTTTGCTAAG CTAAGCACTAGCCCTGAAGAGAAAACTGAGGTGGACAACTTCAATTCTTCTTTAACTTCCTTGTTTACATCAG TTGGTGATCGTGACATTGAGTCTTCCAAATTGGCATTTGTATCATCTGCAAGTGCATTGGAGAAATGGGTAGGATTTGCTGGCTTAGTTGGCCAGCTGAAAGGCCTCTAA